One region of Roseicitreum antarcticum genomic DNA includes:
- the rnhA gene encoding ribonuclease HI — translation MTDLFAYTDGACSGNPGPGGWGVLMLARSGEAVVKERTLQGGESLTTNNRMELMAAISALEALSRPTKITLVTDSAYVKNGITEWLAGWKRKGWKTSTNKPVKNDDLWRRLDAARATHDVTWEWIKGHAGHAENERADELARAGMAPFKPGAKVAAP, via the coding sequence ATGACCGACCTTTTCGCGTATACCGATGGTGCCTGCAGCGGCAATCCCGGCCCCGGCGGCTGGGGCGTCTTGATGCTGGCGCGCAGCGGCGAGGCGGTGGTGAAGGAACGCACACTGCAAGGCGGCGAATCCCTGACCACCAACAACCGCATGGAACTGATGGCCGCGATTTCGGCGTTGGAGGCCCTGTCGCGCCCCACGAAGATCACGCTGGTGACCGACAGTGCATATGTGAAGAACGGCATCACCGAATGGCTGGCCGGATGGAAGCGCAAGGGGTGGAAAACCTCGACCAACAAACCCGTCAAGAATGATGACCTGTGGCGCAGGCTGGATGCCGCCCGCGCCACCCATGACGTGACGTGGGAATGGATCAAGGGCCACGCCGGCCACGCCGAGAATGAGCGCGCCGATGAACTGGCCCGCGCGGGCATGGCGCCGTTCAAACCCGGCGCGAAAGTCGCCGCGCCGTGA
- a CDS encoding trimeric intracellular cation channel family protein yields MTLVQMLDYAAVFIFALTGALVASRAQLDIVGFLFIGALTAVGGGTLRDMILNRDQVFWVADPMMITVACVAAILVFFTAHLLESRLKAIEWLDAAALSVAVPAGVGAALATGQSWGVVLIMGVITGCFGGLMRDVVCNEVPLVLKKGQLYVTAAFAGSAVAVLVLETGGRTGLALLACAGATFVLRAGALMFGWQLPVYRSRPPRA; encoded by the coding sequence GTGACTTTGGTGCAGATGCTCGACTATGCGGCCGTGTTCATCTTCGCGCTGACCGGCGCGCTGGTAGCCAGCCGGGCGCAGTTGGACATCGTGGGCTTTTTGTTCATCGGCGCGTTGACGGCTGTGGGAGGTGGCACCCTGCGCGATATGATCCTGAACCGCGATCAGGTTTTCTGGGTGGCCGATCCGATGATGATAACCGTTGCCTGCGTCGCGGCGATCCTGGTTTTCTTTACTGCACATCTCCTGGAAAGCCGCCTGAAAGCCATCGAATGGCTGGATGCCGCCGCCCTGTCGGTCGCCGTGCCTGCGGGTGTAGGTGCGGCCTTGGCAACCGGCCAAAGCTGGGGCGTGGTGCTGATCATGGGGGTCATCACCGGCTGCTTTGGCGGGCTGATGCGCGATGTGGTCTGCAATGAGGTGCCGCTGGTCCTGAAGAAAGGGCAGCTTTATGTCACCGCCGCTTTCGCCGGATCGGCGGTTGCAGTGTTGGTGCTGGAGACGGGGGGCAGGACCGGGCTTGCTCTGCTGGCCTGCGCGGGGGCAACCTTCGTTTTGCGTGCGGGCGCGCTGATGTTCGGCTGGCAATTGCCGGTCTACCGCTCGCGCCCGCCGCGCGCGTGA
- a CDS encoding amino acid ABC transporter permease produces the protein MATTSEIPHKSFRLSMLLYDTRYRSITIQIFFLMLLMLGAAWLVDNTISNLQTLGKDFSFNYLFTTAGYDINQRLIEYTSQSTHARAALVGFLNTILLAVLACVLATVLGVIAGVLRLSKNWIVSRLMTIYVEVFRNIPTLLWIIIFGAIMTESMPAPNAFRGDDPSASMLFNESVAITNRGIYAPEPLFSRSLGNLDIGIFLISIDLLAIIALIVAGIYANRKLMVHATKVQNATGVRPTTWWKTLAILFGPAIVLLVALGFHLGYPSLQGFNFQGGTHIRNSLIAMWLGLGIYTGAFIAEIVRSGILAISKGQSEAAFALGLQPTLTTRLVILPQALRVIIPPLISQYLNITKNTSLALAVGYMDMRSTLGGISINQTGRELEGMMLMMLIYLLISLTISGLMNVYNSKIKLKER, from the coding sequence ATGGCCACGACAAGCGAGATTCCGCATAAATCGTTCCGGCTAAGCATGCTGCTTTATGACACCAGATACCGGTCGATCACGATTCAGATTTTCTTCTTGATGCTTCTGATGCTTGGCGCGGCCTGGCTGGTGGACAATACGATCAGCAACCTGCAGACGCTGGGCAAGGACTTCAGCTTCAATTATCTGTTCACGACAGCTGGGTATGACATCAACCAGAGGCTGATCGAGTATACCAGCCAATCGACCCATGCCCGCGCCGCATTGGTGGGCTTCCTGAACACCATCTTGCTGGCTGTACTGGCCTGTGTTTTGGCCACCGTGCTGGGGGTTATTGCAGGTGTGCTGCGGCTGTCGAAGAACTGGATCGTCAGCCGCCTGATGACCATCTATGTCGAGGTGTTCCGCAATATTCCGACGCTGCTGTGGATCATCATCTTCGGCGCGATCATGACAGAATCGATGCCTGCGCCCAACGCCTTCCGGGGCGACGACCCGTCGGCGAGCATGCTGTTCAACGAATCCGTCGCGATCACGAACCGGGGCATCTATGCACCCGAACCGTTGTTTTCGCGCAGCCTGGGCAATCTGGACATCGGGATCTTCCTGATCAGCATTGATCTTCTGGCGATTATTGCGCTGATCGTGGCGGGCATCTACGCCAACCGCAAGCTGATGGTCCATGCAACGAAGGTGCAAAACGCCACCGGCGTGCGGCCCACCACATGGTGGAAAACCCTGGCGATCCTGTTCGGCCCGGCAATCGTGCTGCTGGTCGCACTGGGCTTCCACTTGGGCTATCCCTCCTTGCAAGGTTTCAACTTCCAGGGCGGCACGCACATACGCAATTCGCTGATTGCGATGTGGTTGGGCCTTGGCATCTACACCGGCGCATTTATCGCCGAGATTGTCCGTTCGGGCATCCTGGCAATTTCCAAGGGCCAGTCCGAGGCAGCTTTTGCCCTGGGCCTGCAACCCACCCTGACAACACGGCTGGTGATCCTGCCGCAGGCGCTGCGAGTCATCATCCCACCGCTGATCTCGCAATATCTCAACATCACCAAGAACACCTCATTGGCGCTGGCTGTGGGCTATATGGACATGCGTTCCACCCTGGGCGGGATCAGCATCAACCAGACCGGGCGCGAGCTGGAGGGGATGATGCTGATGATGCTGATCTATCTGCTGATCAGCCTGACCATTTCCGGCCTGATGAATGTCTATAACAGCAAAATCAAGCTGAAGGAGCGGTGA
- a CDS encoding RluA family pseudouridine synthase produces MSGVEQKTVHPDDAGSRLDRWLKRQFPQITQGLIEKACRKGEIRVDGGRVKASTHLEGGQNVRIPPLPDAPALPPEPRTAVSRDDASMLQAAVIWRDEHIIALNKPAGLPSQGGSGLGNRHVDGLSTALMFGYKDKPQLVHRLDKDTSGILLLARTPRVARRLSEAFRHRETRKIYWALVAGVPHPQMGTIRYGLVKMAGHGARGEGEKMRCIHPREIDTTEGAKRATTDYAVLSSLAKRAAWMALSPITGRTHQLRAHMAEMGHPIIGDGKYGGSGQENLGDGWGAQLGGDISRKLHLHARSLRLKHPITGAMLTVTAPLPDHMKRSWKTFGWSESDVADDPFAEES; encoded by the coding sequence ATGAGCGGCGTCGAACAAAAAACAGTCCACCCCGATGATGCGGGATCGCGGCTAGACCGTTGGCTCAAACGACAGTTCCCGCAGATCACCCAAGGGCTGATCGAGAAAGCCTGTCGCAAGGGTGAAATCCGCGTCGATGGCGGGCGGGTCAAAGCCTCGACCCACCTGGAGGGCGGGCAGAATGTGCGCATCCCGCCGCTGCCCGACGCCCCCGCCCTGCCACCCGAACCCCGCACCGCCGTCAGCCGCGACGATGCCTCGATGCTGCAAGCGGCGGTCATCTGGCGGGACGAACACATCATCGCGCTGAACAAACCGGCAGGCCTGCCGTCGCAAGGCGGTTCTGGCCTTGGCAACCGACATGTGGACGGGCTGTCGACCGCGCTGATGTTTGGCTACAAGGACAAGCCGCAATTGGTCCACCGGCTGGACAAGGATACCTCGGGCATCCTGTTGCTGGCGCGCACCCCGCGCGTCGCGCGCCGCCTGTCCGAAGCCTTCCGCCATCGCGAAACGCGCAAGATCTACTGGGCGCTGGTCGCGGGCGTGCCGCATCCGCAGATGGGCACCATCCGCTACGGGCTGGTGAAGATGGCAGGCCACGGCGCGCGCGGCGAAGGCGAGAAGATGCGCTGCATCCACCCGCGCGAGATCGACACGACCGAGGGCGCAAAACGCGCCACCACCGATTATGCCGTACTGTCGAGCCTTGCCAAACGCGCCGCCTGGATGGCCCTGTCGCCGATCACCGGACGCACGCATCAACTGCGCGCCCATATGGCCGAGATGGGGCATCCGATCATCGGTGACGGCAAATATGGCGGGTCCGGGCAAGAGAACCTGGGCGACGGCTGGGGCGCGCAACTGGGCGGCGACATCAGCCGCAAGCTGCATCTGCACGCACGCTCGCTGCGGCTGAAGCATCCCATTACCGGCGCGATGCTGACAGTGACCGCCCCCCTGCCCGACCACATGAAACGGTCGTGGAAGACCTTCGGCTGGTCGGAAAGCGACGTTGCCGATGACCCTTTCGCGGAGGAATCATGA
- a CDS encoding ATP12 family chaperone protein produces MSAWVKKRFWTDTSVVPAEGGFTVHLDGRGLRTPLKAPVTVPTEAAAALIAAEWEAQTGKIDPETMPATRAANAAIDKVTGQQAEVTEMIAAYGDSDLICYRAAAPQELVARESAAWDPLVDWAAVTFGARLTVQAGVMHVPQPPEALRALSAPLHQMSAFELTAFHDLVSMSGSLVIGLASIMELAPTDTLWALSRIDEDWQTELWGSDDEAENLARLRKSSFVNANRFYDAVRTGTRTLR; encoded by the coding sequence ATGAGCGCATGGGTCAAGAAACGGTTCTGGACCGACACCAGCGTTGTACCTGCCGAGGGCGGCTTTACCGTGCATCTGGACGGACGTGGGCTGCGCACGCCCCTCAAGGCACCGGTGACCGTCCCGACCGAGGCAGCGGCTGCGCTGATCGCTGCCGAATGGGAGGCCCAGACCGGCAAGATCGACCCCGAGACGATGCCCGCCACCCGCGCCGCGAATGCCGCCATCGACAAGGTGACCGGCCAGCAGGCCGAGGTGACGGAAATGATCGCGGCCTACGGCGACAGCGACCTGATCTGTTACCGCGCCGCCGCGCCGCAGGAACTGGTCGCGCGCGAGTCCGCCGCCTGGGACCCGTTGGTCGACTGGGCTGCAGTCACATTCGGGGCGCGGCTGACGGTGCAGGCCGGGGTCATGCATGTGCCCCAACCACCCGAGGCGCTGCGCGCCCTCAGCGCGCCGCTGCACCAGATGTCGGCCTTTGAACTGACCGCCTTTCACGATCTGGTCTCGATGTCGGGTTCGCTGGTGATCGGGCTGGCCAGCATCATGGAACTGGCGCCGACAGACACGCTCTGGGCGCTGTCGCGTATCGATGAAGACTGGCAGACCGAACTCTGGGGTTCGGATGACGAGGCCGAAAACCTTGCCCGTCTGCGCAAGAGCAGCTTCGTCAACGCCAACAGATTCTATGACGCAGTCCGAACAGGCACCCGGACCCTGCGCTAA
- the folK gene encoding 2-amino-4-hydroxy-6-hydroxymethyldihydropteridine diphosphokinase: MQKHNTALVAFGGNLASRSGEPAATVSAAIAAVAQRLGTLESGSGLYRTPAFPEGAGPDFVNAVAGFRTPLDAAAVLDALHTIEETFDRQRTTRWAARTLDLDLLAWNDAVLPDADIFAQWRDLPLAQQMAARPDTLILPHPRLQDRAFVLVPLAQVAPDWVHPVLRRTVRQMLAALPRAEVDAVQRLG; the protein is encoded by the coding sequence ATGCAAAAGCACAATACGGCTCTCGTCGCTTTCGGGGGGAACCTTGCCTCACGTTCCGGTGAGCCCGCCGCGACTGTCAGCGCAGCGATTGCGGCTGTGGCGCAGCGGCTTGGCACGTTGGAGTCAGGCAGTGGACTTTACCGCACGCCGGCGTTTCCCGAGGGCGCCGGGCCGGATTTCGTGAACGCAGTCGCAGGGTTCCGCACGCCCCTCGATGCGGCTGCGGTGCTGGATGCGCTGCATACCATCGAAGAGACGTTTGACCGCCAGCGGACAACCCGCTGGGCGGCACGCACACTGGATTTGGACCTTCTGGCATGGAATGACGCCGTTTTGCCTGATGCGGACATTTTCGCGCAGTGGCGCGATCTGCCGCTGGCGCAGCAGATGGCCGCGCGCCCTGATACCCTGATCTTGCCCCATCCCCGTTTGCAAGACCGGGCTTTCGTGCTGGTCCCGCTGGCGCAGGTCGCGCCGGACTGGGTGCATCCGGTGCTGCGGCGCACGGTGCGTCAGATGCTCGCCGCCCTGCCGCGCGCCGAGGTCGACGCGGTGCAGCGGCTGGGCTGA
- a CDS encoding amino acid ABC transporter substrate-binding protein: MKKTVFFGTLAAAGMSAGLVSAQTVDQITERGELICGVSTGVNGFSAPDANGVWQGFDVDVCRAVAAAVLGDPMAVNFVPTTGQTRFSALASGEIDMLARNTTWTFSRDVDLKFTFAGVNYYDGQGFMMKRSMGVGSAMDLDGATVCIQTGTTTELNLADFFRANDMEYEPVPIETNAEAQQQYLAGSCDVYTTDVSGLAATRASFETPGDHVILPEVISKEPLGPAVRNGDDQWADVVMWTLNALIAAEELGITSANVAELAEGTTNPQINRLLGSEGGMGEIMGLDADWAVRAISASGNYGEIFSANIGEETPIGLARGLNAQWTQGGLMYAPPFN, from the coding sequence ATGAAGAAAACCGTATTTTTTGGCACGTTGGCAGCAGCCGGTATGTCGGCTGGATTGGTCAGCGCGCAGACCGTGGACCAGATCACTGAACGTGGCGAACTGATTTGCGGCGTTTCGACTGGTGTGAACGGCTTCTCGGCCCCGGATGCGAACGGCGTCTGGCAGGGCTTTGACGTCGACGTGTGCCGCGCCGTCGCAGCAGCCGTACTGGGCGATCCGATGGCTGTGAACTTTGTGCCGACGACCGGCCAAACCCGTTTCTCGGCGCTGGCATCGGGCGAAATCGACATGCTGGCCCGGAACACGACCTGGACCTTCTCGCGCGATGTGGACCTGAAGTTCACCTTCGCGGGCGTCAACTACTATGACGGCCAGGGCTTCATGATGAAGCGCTCCATGGGTGTTGGTTCGGCAATGGACCTGGACGGCGCAACCGTCTGCATCCAGACCGGCACCACGACCGAACTCAATCTGGCTGACTTCTTCCGCGCGAATGACATGGAATATGAACCGGTTCCGATCGAGACCAATGCCGAAGCCCAGCAGCAGTATCTTGCGGGTTCGTGCGACGTCTACACGACCGACGTGTCGGGCCTGGCCGCAACCCGCGCCAGCTTCGAGACCCCCGGCGATCATGTGATCCTGCCAGAAGTCATCTCGAAAGAGCCCCTGGGGCCTGCAGTGCGTAACGGCGACGACCAATGGGCTGACGTGGTCATGTGGACCCTGAACGCGCTGATCGCTGCCGAAGAACTGGGCATCACCTCGGCCAACGTGGCTGAACTGGCCGAAGGCACCACCAACCCGCAGATCAACCGTCTGCTGGGCTCTGAGGGTGGCATGGGCGAGATCATGGGTCTGGACGCCGACTGGGCCGTTCGGGCGATCTCCGCGTCTGGCAACTATGGCGAGATCTTCTCGGCCAACATCGGGGAAGAGACCCCGATCGGCTTGGCCCGCGGGCTGAACGCCCAGTGGACCCAAGGCGGGCTGATGTACGCCCCCCCGTTCAACTGA
- a CDS encoding glutathione S-transferase family protein, whose amino-acid sequence MSEVTIYAMPSSGNTYKVRLLLAHLGRDVRVVKAEAGTPEVAALRDAGKLPLGSLPVLELPDGTLIPESNAILCYLADGTPWLPTDPVTRAHVLGWMFWEQNAHEGCIAVRGALRTYPHRQAEATPDRMAQLLDAGHRALARMEGHLTLADWLAGAQPTIADLCLFAYTHRAAHPGGFDMARFPAVTAWLARTAALPGHQQMDT is encoded by the coding sequence ATGTCTGAAGTGACGATTTATGCCATGCCGTCCAGCGGCAACACCTACAAGGTGCGGCTGTTGCTGGCGCATCTGGGCCGCGATGTGCGGGTGGTGAAGGCCGAGGCGGGCACGCCAGAGGTTGCCGCCCTGCGTGACGCAGGCAAGCTGCCCTTGGGATCGCTGCCGGTGCTGGAACTGCCTGACGGCACGTTGATCCCCGAATCCAATGCGATACTGTGCTATCTGGCCGATGGCACGCCGTGGCTGCCCACCGATCCGGTAACCCGCGCGCACGTCCTTGGCTGGATGTTCTGGGAACAAAACGCGCATGAAGGCTGCATCGCCGTGCGCGGGGCGCTGCGCACCTATCCCCACCGCCAAGCCGAGGCGACGCCCGACCGCATGGCGCAGCTCCTGGACGCAGGCCACCGCGCCTTGGCACGGATGGAGGGGCATCTGACCCTGGCCGACTGGCTGGCCGGGGCGCAGCCCACCATTGCCGATCTGTGTCTGTTCGCATACACCCACCGCGCGGCCCATCCCGGCGGTTTCGACATGGCGCGCTTTCCCGCCGTCACCGCATGGCTGGCCCGCACCGCCGCCCTGCCCGGCCACCAACAGATGGATACCTGA
- a CDS encoding DUF3429 domain-containing protein, giving the protein MIRDIPRAPLMLGLAGLLPFVWGAATVLFPALAASGQELLGPRFAGPYVLVAYGTVILCFMSGVLWGFAAKAEATGWRGYALSVVPALWAFFMVGGGADAALSALILGFLVLLVFDMQFGQWGLAPVWWMRLRLILTAGVVACLLVGRYV; this is encoded by the coding sequence ATGATCCGCGACATCCCGCGCGCGCCACTGATGCTGGGGCTGGCGGGCCTTCTGCCGTTTGTCTGGGGCGCGGCCACGGTGTTGTTTCCGGCGCTGGCGGCATCTGGGCAGGAACTGCTCGGCCCGCGTTTCGCCGGGCCCTATGTGCTGGTGGCCTATGGCACGGTGATCTTGTGCTTCATGTCCGGCGTGCTGTGGGGGTTTGCCGCAAAGGCCGAAGCGACGGGATGGCGCGGCTATGCGCTGTCGGTCGTGCCCGCGCTCTGGGCGTTTTTCATGGTGGGCGGCGGGGCGGATGCCGCATTGTCCGCGCTGATCCTGGGGTTTCTGGTTTTGCTGGTGTTTGACATGCAATTCGGCCAGTGGGGGTTGGCGCCGGTCTGGTGGATGCGGCTGCGGCTGATCTTGACGGCGGGTGTCGTCGCCTGCCTGCTGGTGGGCCGCTATGTCTGA
- a CDS encoding LabA-like NYN domain-containing protein, producing the protein MFYKDERLALFIDGSNLYAAGKALGFDIDYKLLRQEFMRRGKLLRAFYYTALLENDEYSPIRPLVDWLNYNGYCMVTKPAKEYTDSMGRRKVKGNMDIELAVDAMELAPRMDHAVLFSGDGDFRPLVESLQRQGVRVSVVSTIRSNPPMISDDLRRQADDFIELDDLREIVGRTPREPRWTAAGTVDAAT; encoded by the coding sequence ATGTTTTATAAAGACGAACGGCTCGCGCTGTTCATTGACGGGTCAAATCTTTACGCTGCTGGAAAAGCGCTGGGATTTGACATCGACTACAAACTTTTGCGGCAAGAGTTCATGCGGCGTGGCAAGTTGCTACGTGCGTTTTACTATACTGCATTACTGGAAAATGACGAATATTCCCCAATCCGGCCGCTGGTCGACTGGCTTAATTACAACGGCTACTGCATGGTGACGAAGCCGGCAAAGGAATACACCGACTCTATGGGCCGCCGGAAGGTGAAGGGAAACATGGATATCGAACTGGCCGTCGACGCGATGGAGCTTGCGCCGCGGATGGACCATGCCGTGCTGTTTTCGGGTGACGGCGATTTCCGTCCTCTGGTGGAAAGCCTCCAACGTCAGGGCGTCAGGGTGTCGGTTGTTTCGACCATCCGCAGCAATCCGCCGATGATCTCGGACGATCTGCGCCGCCAGGCGGATGACTTCATCGAGCTTGACGACCTGCGCGAGATTGTCGGCCGCACCCCGCGTGAACCACGCTGGACCGCGGCCGGGACTGTCGACGCCGCCACCTGA
- a CDS encoding HAD-IA family hydrolase, translated as MTLRLVVFDVDGTLVDSQSAIIGAMRAAFAACDLPAPMDSDTLSIVGLSLDIAIARLRPDLPAPIIARLVAAYKDSFSTNRQLSTMPLYPGALDVVTQLHEQEATLLGIATGKSRRGLDHLMTLHDMQRFFVTTQVADNHPSKPHPSMLHATLRETGADGGIMIGDTTYDMDMARAAGFTAIGVSWGYHRAEHLHAAGAHVVIDAFDALPGALARLWEVPA; from the coding sequence ATGACCCTCCGGCTGGTGGTTTTCGACGTGGACGGCACGCTGGTGGACAGCCAGAGCGCAATTATCGGCGCCATGCGGGCGGCTTTCGCAGCCTGCGACCTGCCCGCGCCGATGGATTCCGACACGCTGTCCATCGTCGGCCTGTCACTGGACATCGCCATCGCCCGCCTGCGCCCCGACCTGCCCGCGCCCATCATCGCACGGCTGGTGGCGGCCTATAAGGACAGCTTCAGCACCAACCGTCAGCTGAGCACCATGCCGCTTTACCCCGGCGCCCTGGACGTGGTGACGCAACTGCACGAGCAGGAAGCGACCCTTCTGGGCATCGCCACCGGCAAATCGCGCCGCGGGCTGGACCATCTGATGACGCTGCACGACATGCAGCGCTTTTTCGTCACGACGCAGGTGGCCGACAACCACCCGTCAAAACCGCATCCATCAATGCTGCATGCCACGCTGCGCGAAACCGGGGCTGATGGCGGGATCATGATCGGCGATACCACCTATGACATGGACATGGCGCGCGCCGCCGGGTTCACCGCAATCGGCGTCTCCTGGGGCTATCACCGGGCTGAACATTTGCACGCGGCCGGCGCGCATGTGGTCATCGATGCTTTCGACGCGCTGCCCGGCGCACTTGCGCGCCTGTGGGAGGTTCCCGCATGA
- a CDS encoding YqaA family protein encodes MALTISMLTLFVAAFLAATVVPFQSEVVLLGMQLTGIAPLWLLLIVASIGNILGAFINYAIGVRLEHFRDRRWFPMNAAKLERAQRWFNTYGVWTLLLSWAPVLGWFTVVAGIMRTPLWQFTLLVSIAKTGRYAVVIWLTARAMGD; translated from the coding sequence TTGGCGCTGACCATCTCCATGTTGACGCTGTTCGTCGCGGCCTTTCTGGCCGCGACTGTGGTGCCGTTCCAGTCCGAAGTGGTGCTTTTGGGCATGCAGCTGACTGGGATTGCACCGCTATGGCTGTTGCTGATCGTGGCCAGCATTGGCAACATTTTGGGGGCTTTCATCAACTATGCCATCGGCGTGCGGTTGGAGCATTTCCGCGACCGACGCTGGTTCCCGATGAACGCCGCCAAGCTGGAACGCGCGCAGCGCTGGTTCAACACATACGGCGTCTGGACATTGCTGCTGAGCTGGGCGCCGGTGCTGGGCTGGTTCACCGTGGTCGCGGGCATCATGCGCACACCTTTGTGGCAATTCACCCTCCTCGTCTCTATCGCCAAAACGGGCCGTTATGCGGTGGTGATCTGGCTGACGGCGCGGGCCATGGGCGACTGA
- the ispH gene encoding 4-hydroxy-3-methylbut-2-enyl diphosphate reductase, whose translation MTAHPPLTLYLAAPRGFCAGVDRAIKIVELAIEKYGAPVYVRHEIVHNKYVVDGLRAKGAVFVEELDDCPDDRPVIFSAHGVPKSVPEAAQARQMLFVDATCPLVSKVHIEAERHHENGLQMVMIGHAGHPETVGTMGQLPPGEVLLVETAADVALLEVRDPTRLAFITQTTLSVDDTADIVAALHARFPAIIGPHKEDICYATTNRQAAVKEVAPKVDALLVIGAPNSSNSQRLVEVARAAGCGYSQLIQRATDIDWRALEGIRAVGVTAGASAPETLVNEVIDAFVARYDVTHELVETAVERVEFKVPRVLRVPA comes from the coding sequence ATGACTGCACACCCGCCCCTGACCCTTTACCTTGCCGCCCCGCGCGGCTTTTGCGCCGGTGTGGACCGCGCCATCAAGATCGTCGAACTGGCGATCGAGAAATATGGCGCACCGGTCTATGTCCGCCATGAGATCGTACACAACAAATACGTCGTGGACGGACTGCGTGCAAAAGGCGCGGTCTTCGTCGAAGAGCTGGACGACTGCCCGGACGACCGCCCCGTGATCTTCTCTGCCCATGGCGTCCCGAAATCGGTGCCCGAGGCCGCGCAGGCCCGCCAGATGCTGTTTGTCGATGCCACCTGCCCGCTGGTCAGCAAGGTGCATATCGAGGCCGAGCGGCACCACGAGAACGGCCTGCAAATGGTGATGATCGGCCATGCGGGCCACCCCGAGACTGTTGGAACCATGGGCCAATTGCCCCCCGGCGAGGTGCTGCTGGTCGAAACCGCCGCAGATGTGGCCTTGCTGGAGGTGCGCGATCCCACGCGGCTGGCCTTCATCACCCAGACCACCCTTTCGGTGGATGATACCGCCGACATCGTGGCCGCCCTGCACGCCCGCTTCCCCGCGATCATCGGGCCGCATAAGGAAGACATCTGCTATGCCACCACCAACCGTCAGGCGGCGGTGAAAGAGGTCGCGCCCAAGGTCGATGCGCTGCTGGTGATCGGCGCGCCGAATTCCTCGAACTCTCAACGACTGGTCGAAGTGGCGCGCGCGGCGGGCTGCGGCTATTCGCAACTGATCCAGCGCGCCACCGACATCGACTGGCGCGCGTTGGAAGGGATCCGGGCCGTGGGCGTCACGGCAGGGGCCTCGGCCCCCGAAACGCTGGTGAATGAGGTGATCGACGCCTTCGTCGCGCGCTATGACGTGACGCATGAACTGGTCGAAACTGCGGTAGAGCGGGTCGAATTCAAGGTGCCCCGCGTGCTGCGTGTGCCCGCATGA